A single window of Anopheles moucheti chromosome 2, idAnoMoucSN_F20_07, whole genome shotgun sequence DNA harbors:
- the LOC128299043 gene encoding glucosylceramide transporter ABCA12 produces MKLSKHADCMQIRALLKKDYLVRIRQPWMTFIQYLWPCMIFTALYILRNRFQAVEINDCQFPTRNLQANGILPFFQSYICTFENECQDAKNFAETEEFNDAPVTPVVNIVQIILDNNPLYDAIIALPIDRNFITSVTTIVTHPKFKEIERNADRLVKMVPEIRKKIGGSFDILQLFSDDQTFSKSGNILCGRPFPRSNNIRFVDNILYTPDYAGADKDELDVMSTAYCKQLYLDVTNTNNGKITWRFLKPILQGKILYGPASERNDEIMKLANQTFADMDRLREFFRALDTTLQLLRTDEEMQDSFQGLIDLAKSPLVQMIAGGNVNIELIEGMLNGILHDEEVAKAVNTIANIFDCFSADRFIPVVDETDLEDRAFELNRKKLFFAGVYFENGTTENEITYKIRMRTDDTPVTVENRNRFWFPDPESSFELDMRYHRGFVQIQHAVDIGIIKQRKKEMFTKARKGETEDGSLSGGELELDDDLGLEDDQDTEDKSAETESNEELDSTTVSTSTSTSVPAETTTENLSSVFADLSKRINVSQEVLNRFGGGSNSSALEDFLDFKDDEEEDSNLESSATTTVKPAPALQRRKRQSFLSLLFGGGEKKPKNEVEYKVANEKFYTKQFPYPKYTKDDFKKGLYLAQSIQMAYFIALIVHVAAAVRQKIWMKESGNSMLMRSMGLKSGSETVSWVIATFIEICIVFLLGLIILYSGGILAYSSQIFLFFYMVVFGICLIGFCYMCSMFFSSASIGSVSSVILFLITFLPYIIIISLGATLSTVGKFIANLSFSTAFCYAWRHVMRMELQHRGANFSSAFRGAIADNDLKFGILMILLDAVIYFAIGYLYQCLKKDETTFHTVKRIKLDKSIGADLRNVDVTYEKGGKKVLSDVSITFRRDEVTCLLGRNGAGKSTIIKLLTGQVLPIEGDVHLPLDYDFISGIRNNAEKIGLCPQNDVLIPNLTAKEHLQLYARIKLTRGFDTEVSRTLDNLKMGPYQHYRASDLSGGFKRRLCIAIAFLGSPNLVILDEPCSSVDTKARKYIWELIQTLRKDRAVILATHHLDEAECLSDKIVMLENGKAILEQSQEELKKRFTNTIYLKVVLCQIDIGRALTTAELTILLDSITDIRYDMSATLNQLDFKITSTTDDSQVLNIEQLLQHLAQLKQNKQIESFEIRNENLLNIFNTVNASESMLDDPMLLNGNGNTSSHIPNGFHGPKTNDSKLGTLSIMCALLSKRTRHFMRNYRLLVCLLVLPTIFEIIAMGFMTIRPPGEYDQMVNFSTALYPKSVEFYTNTTDGDKYRNTIVSDLLEHCTDDLCSIFNSSLDAYRWVLATTDKYTERRYGGITVNKEKNIVWYNNKGYHSMPTWLNMLDTAVLRAEMDDPSYTIRTINHPLKIEEDDLSISSILQQIADAGISLIMLLAFSLVVAGASVYIVSERIRGEKLQQRLAGVNVFTYWTVTYVWDAMIFLIAVGLAVIVFKVFALPAYVAREQLEGIVLLLVFYGFASIPTVHLFEKLFTDASFANMSLFCLNVVTALGTLTIVLLFDILGGSDQSEKIRNFLNRAFLVLPQHALSDGLIELSKNYITAEIFKRYYIDSYKSPIHSDLLRPHLIALVIMGLIFMLLNVAIEYKLLQRLFNRIAGVSRPKTHELNGVDTTDYSTISHSISRVDGKKKSITADQILSVDNLRKKYRVCGGGGGGAEGQEVVKNVSFKLHYGECFGLLGTNGAGKSTIFAILSGELLPSGGSFTFYSNHGPSYCPQSNFLDPLLTVEEVIVFYGKLRNIECIDKLVMETLKEYHLEEYRKVMVKNLSGGNRRKLCVAVACFGQSEIILMDEPTSDLDPVTRSIVYSTIERLNAQNRSILLTSHSISEIDRICQRIAILKDGELLTVDTPDRLKERFGHSYQITLYLEGIREVDFLRVIKREFDVTRNIILHKNSVQFVCQICPDADAQEKPHKNGHVTIMLNETGNIVVAPGTSATRTASELFLKLQRFAQANKLRYTISRCQMDQVFENVLQSHEEDHANPGFVDS; encoded by the exons ATGAAATTGTCCAAGCATGCCGACTGCATGCAAATACGAGCATTGCTAAAGAAGGACTATCTCGTCCGGATACGACAACCA TGGATGACTTTCATACAGTACCTATGGCCGTGCATGATCTTCACCGCTCTGTACATACTGAGAAATCGGTTCCAGGCGGTGGAAATAAACGACTGCCAGTTTCCAACCCGTAACCTACAGGCCAACGGTATCCTGCCCTTCTTCCAGTCATACATCTGTACGTTCGAAAACGAGTGTCAAGATGCGAAAAATTTTGCCGAAACGGAAGAATTCAACGATGCGCCGGTAACACCCGTGGTAAACATCGTGCAGATCATTCTGGATAACAATCCCCTGTACGATGCGATCATAGCGCTTCCGATCGATCGGAACTTCATCACTAGCGTTACCACAATAGTAACGCATCCAAAGTTTAAAGAAATCGAAC GCAATGCGGATCGTTTAGTGAAGATGGTGCCAGAGATCCGCAAAAAGATCGGTGGTTCGTTTGACATTTTGCAACTGTTTTCCGACGATCAGACGTTTTCAAAGTCGGGCAACATTCTCTGCGGTCGGCCGTTTCCGCGCAGTAACAACATCCGGTTCGTGGACAACATTCTCTACACGCCCGACTACGCCGGGGCAGATAAGGACGAGCTGGACGTGATGTCGACGGCCTACTGCAAGCAGTTGTATCTGGAcgtaacaaacacaaacaatggCAAGATCACGTGGCGTTTTCTGAAGCCAATCCTGCAGGGAAAGATTCTGTACGGTCCAGCAAGCGAGCGTAATGATGAAATCATGAAGCTG gCCAATCAAACGTTCGCGGATATGGATCGATTGAGAGAGTTTTTCCGTGCACTCGATACTACTCTGCAGCTGCTGCGCACTGACGAAGAGATGCAGGACAGCTTCCAGGGTTTAATCGATCTTGCTAAAAGTCCATTGGTGCAAATGATCGCCGGTGGAAACGTGAACATTGAGCTAATTGAAGGGATGTTAAACGGCATCCTGCATGACGAAGAAGTTGCCAAGGCGGTGAATACGATCGCAAACATCTTTGATTGCTTCTCCGCCGATCGTTTTATCCCGGTGGTGGATGAGACAGACCTGGAAGATCGTGCGTTTGAGTTGAATCGAAAAAAGTTGTTCTTTGCTGGTGTTTACTTCGAAAATGGCACCACGGAAAATGAAATCacgtacaaaattcgtatgcGCACGGACGATACGCCGGTGACGGTGGAGAATCGCAATCGTTTCTGGTTCCCCGACCCGGAGTCAAGCTTCGAGCTGGACATGCGTTATCATCGCGGTTTCGTACAGATTCAGCATGCGGTCGATATAGGAATTAtcaagcaaaggaaaaaagaaatgtttaccAAAGCTCGCAAGGGAGAAACCGAAGACGGTTCACTCTCGGGTGGCGAGCTGGAGCTGGATGATGACTTGGGTCTGGAGGACGATCAGGATACTGAAGATAAGAGCGCTGAAACTGAAAGTAATGAGGAGTTGGATAGTACAACTGTTTCTACGTCTACGTCTACGTCAGTTCCAGCAGAAACTACTACCGAAAATTTATCATCAGTATTCGCGGATCTGAGCAAACGAATAAACGTATCTCAGGAAGTACTGAATCGATTCGGTGGTGGAAGCAATAGTAGTGCACTGGAAGATTTTCTCGACTTTAAGGACGATGAAGAGGAAGACTCAAATCTCGAATCATCTGCCACAACTACTGTGAAACCAGCACCAGCGCTCCAGCGACGCAAAAGACAATCGTTTCTAAGTTTGTTGTTCggtggtggagaaaaaaaacccaaaaatgaAGTAGAATACAAGGTTGCAAATGAGAAGTTCTACACGAAACAATTTCCCTATCCCAAATACACGAAGGATGA CTTCAAAAAAGGTCTCTATCTTGCCCAATCTATACAAATGGCTTACTTCATAGCACTAATTGTGCATGTCGCTGCGGCGGTGCGGCAAAAGATCTGGATGAAGGAGAGTGGCAATTCGATGCTGATGCGCTCAATGGGCCTCAAGTCTGGGTCGGAAACCGTTTCCTGGGTCATTGCTACGTTCATCGAAATTTGTATCGTGTTCCTGCTTGGACTGATCATCCTCTATAGTGGAGGCATTCTAGCGTACTCCAGTCAgatcttccttttcttctatATGGTTGTGTTCGGCATCTGCTTAATCGGGTTCTG CTACATGTGCTCCATGTTCTTCAGCTCGGCCAGCATTGGTTCGGTGTCGAGTGTGATACTCTTCTTGATAACATTCCTTCCGTACATTATTATCATCTCACTAGGAGCAACACTGTCCACAGTGGGCAAGTTCATCGCGAATCTTTCCTTCTCAACGGCTTTCTGTTACGCCTGGCGTCACGTGATGCGCATGGAGCTCCAGCATCGTGGAGCGAATTTTAGCAGCGCCTTCCGTGGTGCGATCGCCGACAATGATCTGAAGTTTGGCATTCTCATGATTTTGCTGGATGCCGTGATCTACTTTGCTATCGGCTACCTGTACCAGTGTTTGAAGAAAG ATGAAACAACATTCCATACGGTAAAGCGCATTAAACTGGACAAAAGCATTGGCGCGGATCTCAGAAATGTGGACGTCACGTATGAGAAGGGCGGCAAGAAGGTGTTGAGTGACGTATCGATAACATTCCGCCGTGATGAAGTGACCTGTCTGCTCGGACGGAACGGTGCCGGCAAAAGCACAATCAT aaaacTGCTGACTGGCCAGGTATTGCCCATCGAAGGCGACGTTCATCTGCCACTGGACTACGATTTCATCTCCGGCATAAGGAACAATGCGGAGAAGATCGGCCTTTGTCCGCAAAATGATGTGCTCATTCCGAACCTTACGGCTAAGGAGCATCTGCAGCTGTACGCACGTATCAAGCTGACACGTGGGTTCGACACGGAAGTCTCACGTACGCTGGATAATCTAAAGATGGGCCCTTACCAGCACTACAGAGCGTCTGATTTGTCTGGAGGATTTAAGCGGCGATTGTGCATTGCAATTGCGTTTCTTGGTTCACCgaatctggtaattttggaCGAACCATGCAGTAGCGTTGATACGAAAGCGCGCAAATATATTTGGGAGCTAATCCAAACGTTACGCAAAGATCGGGCAGTTATCCTTGCAACCCATCATCTGGACGAAGCGGAGTGTTTGAGCGATAAGATCGTCATGTTGGAAAAT GGAAAAGCTATACTGGAGCAATCACAAGAAGAGCTGAAGAAACGGTTCACTAACACAATCTATTTGAAAGTTGTATTGTGCCAGATAGATATAGGTCGTGCACTTACGACTGCGGAGCTGACAATTTTACTGGATAGCATTACAGATATAAGATATGACATGAGTGCTACGCTGAATCAACTCGACTTCAAGATCACCTCTACAACTGACGACAGTCAGGTGTTAAA catTGAACAACTTTTGCAGCACTTGGCGCagctgaaacaaaacaaacaaattgaatcGTTCGAGATTCGCAACGAAAATCTGCTCAACATCTTTAACACAGTCAACGCGAGTGAATCGATGCTAGACGATCCCATGTTGCTCAATGGGAACGGCAACACTTCTTCGCACATTCCAAACGGGTTTCATGGACCAAAAACGAATGACTCCAAGCTTGGCACACTGTCCATCATGTGTGCACTGTTGAGTAAGCGCACGCGTCATTTCATGCGTAACTATCGCCTGTTGGTGTGTTTACTTGTGCTACCGACAATTTTTGAAATCATTGCCATGGGTTTCATGACAATTCGTCCGCCCGGAGAATACGATCAGATGGTCAATTTTTCGACGGCGCTGTATCCGAAATCAGTCGAGTTTTACACCAATACTACCGATGGGGACAAGTATCGGAACACGATCGTTTCTGACCTTCTAGAACACTGTACAGACGACTTGTGCTCCATCTTTAACTCCTCGTTGGATGCTTATCGATGGGTTCTGGCTACCACGGACAAGTATACGGAGCGACGCTATGGTGGTATCACGGTCAACAAGGAGAAAAATATCGTTTGGTACAACAATAAGGGCTACCATTCGATGCCAACGTGGTTAAACATGCTCGATACGGCAGTATTACGAGCGGAAATGGACGATCCAAGCTACACAATCCGCACCATTAATCACCCGTTGAAGATCGAAGAAGATGATTTGTCTATATCATCAAT TTTACAGCAAATCGCTGATGCCGGAATATCGCTGATTATGCTGTTGGCCTTCAGTTTGGTGGTCGCCGGGGCCTCGGTGTACATCGTAAGTGAACGGATACGTGGAGAAAAACTGCAACAGCGTTTGGCCGGCGTGAACGTCTTTACCTATTGGACTGTAACGTACGTCTGGGATGCTATG ATCTTCCTCATCGCAGTTGGATTGGCCGTGATCGTGTTCAAGGTATTCGCTCTGCCAGCATACGTGGCAAGAGAGCAACTCGAGGGcatcgttttgttgttggtgttctACGGTTTTGCAAGCATACCGACGGTGCATCTGTTTGAGAAGTTATTCACTGATGCCAGCTTTGCGAATATGTCTCTGTTTTGTCTGAACGTCGTTACGGCGCTGGGTACGCTAACCATCGTTTTGCTGTTCGATATTTTGGGTGGCAGCGATCAGTCGGAGAAGATTAGAAACTTCCTAAACCGTGCGTTCCTTGTGCTACCACAACACGCTCTTTCCGATGGATTGATAGAGCTGTCCAAGAATTACATCACGGCTGAAATCTTCAAACGATACTACATCGACTCGTACAAATCCCCCATCCACAGTGATCTCCTTCGACCGCATCTAATCGCCCTGGTAATAATGGGGCTTATCTTCATGCTGTTAAACGTAGCCATCGAGTATAAGCTGTTGCAGCGTCTGTTCAACCGGATAGCTGGTGTATCTCGCCCCAAAACACATGAGCTGAACGGGGTCGATACGACGGACTACAGTACAATAAGTCATTCAATAAGTCGTGtcgatggaaagaaaaagtcCATCACGGCTGACCAGATCCTATCGGTGGACAACCTGAGAAAAAAGTACCGTGTATGTGGTGGAGGGGGCGGCGGTGCAGAAGGTCAGGAGGTAGTTAAGAATGTATCCTTCAAGCTGCACTATGGAGAATGCTTTGGATTGCTCGGCACAAACGGTGCCGGAaagtccaccatctttgccatCCTATCTGGAGAACTGCTTCCATCGGGAGGCAGTTTCACTTTCTACAGTAAT CATGGCCCTTCGTACTGTCCTCAGAGCAATTTCCTTGATCCGTTGCTCACGGTGGAAGAGGTGATTGTATTCTATGGTAAGCTGCGTAACATCGAATGCATCGATAAACTGGTAATGGAAACACTTAAAGAATACCATCTCGAGGAATATCGGAAGGTGATGGTGAAAAATCTAAGTGGAGGCAATCGTCGGAAGCTCTGCGTGGCTGTTGCTTGCTTTGGCCAGTCTGAAATTATCCTAATGGACGAACCAACGAGCGACCTGGATCCGGTCACGCGCTCTATCGTTTACAGTACAATTGAACGGTTAAACGCGCAGAATCGCTCGATACTGCTGACTTCCCACAGTATCTCCGAGATCGATCGGATATGCCAGCGGATAGCGATCCTGAAGGACGGTGAGCTGCTTACGGTTGATACACCAGACCGGCTGAAGGAACGTTTCGGCCACAGCTATCAGATAACGCTATATCTTGAGGGTATTCGCGAGGTGGACTTTTTGCGA GTTATCAAGCGTGAATTTGATGTAACGCGTAATATCATCCTGCACAAGAATTCCGTCCAGTTTGTGTGCCAGATCTGTCCAGACGCTGACGCGcaagaaaaaccacacaaaaatgGTCACGTAACGATCATGCTAAATGAGACCGGCAATATTGTGGTAGCGCCGGGTACATCCGCCACACGTACAGCCAGTGAACTTTTCCTAAAGCTACAGCGCTTTGCCCAAGCAAATAAACTACGATACACGATTTCCCGTTGTCAGATGGATCAG GTATTTGAAAATGTTCTACAAAGTCATGAAGAAGACCACGCAAATCCGGGATTCGTCGACAGCTAG